Proteins encoded in a region of the Rutidosis leptorrhynchoides isolate AG116_Rl617_1_P2 chromosome 9, CSIRO_AGI_Rlap_v1, whole genome shotgun sequence genome:
- the LOC139868667 gene encoding uncharacterized protein has translation MGSCWNGIRQLNNDLAKLNMNFANSFIKVVNNGEDTLFWKDIWLGDQAFSSRFSRIFRLDRNENAKVKDRIQQNGSSWTSTWNWTRQPSGRTTSETDEMNLILSIFKFGNQGEDNWRCSLFGDKEFSTFRLTELLNEKLILVQEGFTAKIHNNLIPRKIGVFVWRAQHNRLPVTTELGKNGIDLDSLRCPVCDDGLETLDHVLYNCCFAKEVWKRCFQWWGKSLHNNSSVPDLMFENMSMGNKIDKMWQACVWVTAYLIWHNRNNLVYLKIRWTEPMILKKIQVRSFEWISNRAKDIEIDWLKWMSNPILMS, from the coding sequence ATGGGTTCGTGTTGGAATGGGATCAGACAACTTAACAATGACCTTGCTAAATTGAATATGAATTTTGCTAATTCTTTCATTAAAGTTGTTAATAACGGAGAAGACACTTTGTTTTGGAAAGATATTTGGTTAGGTGATCAAGCATTTAGCTCCCGATTCAGTAGAATTTTCAGATTGGACCGAAACGAGAATGCGAAAGTTAAAGATAGAATACAACAGAATGGTTCGAGCTGGACGAGTACGTGGAATTGGACGCGACAACCATCGGGCAGAACAACATCAGAAACGGATGAGATGAATTTGATTTTATCGATTTTTAAGTTTGGAAATCAAGGGGAAGACAATTGGAGATGTTCATTATTCGGGGACAAGGAATTTTCAACTTTTCGTCTAACAGAACTACTTAATGAAAAATTGATACTAGTGCAAGAGGGTTTCACAGCGAAGATTCATAATAATCTTATTCCACGGAAAATCGGAGTATTCGTATGGAGGGCACAACACAATCGGCTACCGGTAACGACAGAGCTCGGCAAAAATGGTATCGATCTTGACTCACTTAGATGTCCGGTATGTGATGACGGTTTGGAAACATTGGACCACGTCTTATATAATTGTTGTTTCGCGAAAGAGGTTTGGAAACGTTGTTTTCAATGGTGGGGTAAAAGCCTTCATAATAATTCATCTGTTCCGGATCTTATGTTTGAAAATATGTCGATGGGCAACAAGATAGACAAAATGTGGCAAGCTTGTGTTTGGGTTACTGCATATTTGATATGGCATAACAGGAACAATTTAGTATATCTCAAGATTCGATGGACAGAACCGATGATTTTGAAAAAAATTCAAGTGCGTTCCTTCGAGTGGATTTCGAATCGTGCGAAAGATATTGAGATTGATTGGTTAAAATGGATGTCAAATCCAATATTGATGTCATAA